Proteins co-encoded in one Marmota flaviventris isolate mMarFla1 chromosome 9, mMarFla1.hap1, whole genome shotgun sequence genomic window:
- the Cnih2 gene encoding protein cornichon homolog 2 isoform X2 produces the protein MAFTFAAFCYMLTLVLCASLIFFVIWHIIAFDELRTDFKNPIDQGNPARARERLKNIERICCLLRKLVVPEYSIHGLFCLMFLCAAEWVTLGLNIPLLFYHLWRYFHRPADGSEVMYDAVSIMNADILNYCQKESWCKLAFYLLSFFYYLYSMVYTLVSF, from the exons ATGGCGTTCACCTTCGCCGCGTTCTGCTACATGCTCACCCTGGTGCTGTGCGCCTCCCTCATCTTCTTTGTCATCTGGCAC ATCATAGCCTTTGACGAGCTGCGGACCGACTTCAAGAACCCCATCGACCAGGGGAACCCAGCGCGGGCA CGCGAGCGTTTAAAAAACATCGAACGCATCTGCTGCCTCCTGAGGAAG CTGGTGGTCCCAGAATACTCCATCCATGGCCTCTTCTGTCTGATGTTTCTGTGTGCAGCAGAGTGGGTGACCCTGGGCCTCAACATCCCCCTCCTCTTCTACCACCTCTGGAG GTATTTCCACCGTCCTGCGGATGGCTCTGAAGTCATGTATGATGCGGTCTCCATCATGAATGCTGACATCCTTAACTACTGCCAGAAGGAGTCCTGGTGCAAACTCGCCTTCTACCTGCTCTCCTTCTTCTATTACCTGTACAG TATGGTTTATACGCTGGTGAGTTTCTAA
- the Cnih2 gene encoding protein cornichon homolog 2 isoform X1, whose product MAPSLHTNSNPREGWVWEAISCCPTLDGHTPLLQIIAFDELRTDFKNPIDQGNPARARERLKNIERICCLLRKLVVPEYSIHGLFCLMFLCAAEWVTLGLNIPLLFYHLWRYFHRPADGSEVMYDAVSIMNADILNYCQKESWCKLAFYLLSFFYYLYSMVYTLVSF is encoded by the exons ATGGCCCCATCCCTGCACACAAATTCCAATCCCAGGGAAGGATGGGTGTGGGAGGCCATCAGTTGCTGCCCTACCCTTGACGGGCACACGCCCCTCCTCCAGATCATAGCCTTTGACGAGCTGCGGACCGACTTCAAGAACCCCATCGACCAGGGGAACCCAGCGCGGGCA CGCGAGCGTTTAAAAAACATCGAACGCATCTGCTGCCTCCTGAGGAAG CTGGTGGTCCCAGAATACTCCATCCATGGCCTCTTCTGTCTGATGTTTCTGTGTGCAGCAGAGTGGGTGACCCTGGGCCTCAACATCCCCCTCCTCTTCTACCACCTCTGGAG GTATTTCCACCGTCCTGCGGATGGCTCTGAAGTCATGTATGATGCGGTCTCCATCATGAATGCTGACATCCTTAACTACTGCCAGAAGGAGTCCTGGTGCAAACTCGCCTTCTACCTGCTCTCCTTCTTCTATTACCTGTACAG TATGGTTTATACGCTGGTGAGTTTCTAA
- the Rab1b gene encoding ras-related protein Rab-1B: MNPEYDYLFKLLLIGDSGVGKSCLLLRFADDTYTESYISTIGVDFKIRTIELDGKTIKLQIWDTAGQERFRTITSSYYRGAHGIIVVYDVTDQESYANVKQWLQEIDRYASENVNKLLVGNKSDLTTKKVVDNTTAKEFADSLGIPFLETSAKNATNVEQAFMTMAAEIKKRMGPGAASGGERPNLKIDSTPVKPAGGGCC; the protein is encoded by the exons atgaACCCCGAATA TGACTACCTGTTTAAGCTACTTTTGATTGGTGACTCGGGCGTGGGCAAGTCATGCCTGCTCCTGCGGTTTGCT GATGACACATACACAGAGAGCTACATCAGCACCATTGGAGTGGACTTCAAGATCCGAACCATTGAGCTGGATGGCAAAACCATCAAACTTCAGATT TGGGACACGGCCGGTCAGGAACGATTCCGGACCATCACTTCCAGCTACTATCGGGGGGCTCATGGCATCATCGTGGTGTATGACGTCACTGACCAG GAATCCTATGCCAACGTGAAGCAGTGGCTGCAGGAGATTGACCGCTATGCCAGTGAGAATGTCAATAAACTCCTCGTGGGCAACAAGAGTGACCTCACCACCAAAAAGGTGGTGGACAACACCACAGCTAAG GAGTTTGCAGACTCCCTGGGCATCCCCTTCCTGGAGACAAGTGCCAAGAATGCCACCAATGTGGAGCAGGCATTCATGACCATGGCTGCTGAGATCAAAAAGCGGATGGGGCCAGGCGCAGCCTCGGGGGGCGAACGGCCCAACCTCAAGATTGACAGCACCCCTGTGAAGCCAGCTGGTGGTGGCTGTTGCTAG
- the Klc2 gene encoding kinesin light chain 2 isoform X2: MATMVLPREEKLSQDEIVLGTKAVIQGLETLRGEHRALLAPLASHEASEAEPGSQERCLLLRRSLEAIELGLGEAQVILALSSHLGAVESEKQKLRAQVRRLVQENQWLREELAGTQQKLQRSEQAVAQLEEEKQHLLFMSQIRKLDEDTSPNEEKGDVPKDSLDDLFPNEDEQSPAPSPGGGDVAAQHGGYEIPARLRTLHNLVIQYAAQGRYEVAVPLCKQALEDLEKTSGHDHPDVATMLNILALVYRDQNKYKEAAHLLNDALAIREKTLGKDHPAVAATLNNLAVLYGKRGKYKEAEPLCKRALEIREKVLGKFHPDVAKQLSNLALLCQNQGKAEEVEYYYRRALEIYATRLGPDDPNVAKTKNNLASCYLKQGKYQDAETLYKEILTRAHEKEFGSVNGDNKPIWMHAEEREESKDKRRDSAPYGEYGSWYKACKVDSPTVNTTLRSLGALYRRQGKLEAAHTLEDCASRSRKQGLDPASQTKVVELLKDGSGGRGDRRGSRDVAGSAGPRSESDLEETGPTAEWSGDGSGSLRRSGSFGKLRDALRRSSEMLVKKLQGGGPQETPNPSLEVQVSLTAAPSAPAPWTSPVEAPWWANPEGGASHQSLHRA, from the exons ATGGCCACGATGGTGCTTCCGCGGGAGGAGAAGCTGAGCCAGGATGAGATCGTTCTGGGCACCAAGGCCGTCATCCAGGGATTAGAGACCCTACGTGGGGAGCATCGTGCTTTGCTCGCTCCCCTGGCCTCTCATGAGGCCAGCGAGGCCGAGCCAGGCTCTCAGGAACGCTGCCTCCTCCTTCGCCGCTCCTTGGAGGCCATAGAGCTGGGGCTTGGGGAGGCCCAG GTGATCCTGGCACTATCCAGCCACCTGGGTGCCGTGGAATCAGAAAAGCAGAAGCTTCGGGCTCAAGTGCGACGGCTGGTGCAGGAGAACCAGTGGCTGCGCGAGGAGCTGGCAGGGACGCAGCAGAAGCTGCAACGCAGTGAGCAGGCAGTGGCTCAGCTGGAGGAGGAAAAGCAACACCTGCTGTTCATGAGCCAGATTCGAAAGCTGGACGAGGACACCTCCCCCAAT gaggagaagggggatgTTCCCAAAGACTCTCTGGATGACTTGTTCCCCAACGAGGATGAGCAGAGCCCAG CCCCTAGCCCTGGAGGAGGGGATGTGGCTGCTCAGCATGGAGGCTATGAAATACCAGCACGGCTCCGTACCCTGCACAACCTGGTGATCCAATACGCTGCTCAGGGCCGCTATGAGGTGGCTGTGCCACTCTGCAAGCAGGCGTTGGAGGACTTGGAGAAGACATCAGGCCATGACCACCCCGATGTGGCCACCATGCTCAACATCCTAGCACTGGTCTATAG GGACCAGAACAAGTACAAGGAGGCTGCCCACCTGCTCAATGATGCCCTGGCCATTAGGGAGAAGACACTGGGGAAGGACCACCCAGCT GTGGCTGCAACACTGAACAACCTGGCAGTTCTGTATGGCAAGCGGGGCAAGTACAAAGAGGCTGAGCCACTGTGCAAGCGGGCCCTGGAGATCCGGGAAAAG GTCCTGGGTAAGTTTCACCCAGATGTAGCCAAGCAGCTCAGCAATCTGGCCTTGCTGTGCCAGAACCAGGGCAAAGCAGAGGAGGTGGAATACTACTACCGGAGGGCGCTGGAGATCTATGCTACCCGCCTTGGGCCTGATGACCCCAATGTGGCCAAGACCAAGAACAACCTG GCTTCCTGTTACCTGAAACAGGGCAAATACCAGGATGCAGAGACTCTATACAAGGAGATCCTCACCCGTGCTCACGAGAAGGAGTTTGGCTCTGTCAATG GGGACAATAAGCCCATCTGGATGCATGCTGAGGAACGGGAGGAGAGCAAG GATAAACGCCGGGACAGCGCCCCCTATGGGGAGTATGGCAGCTGGTACAAAGCCTGTAAGGTTGACAG CCCCACAGTCAACACCACCCTGCGCAGCTTGGGGGCCCTGTACCGGCGCCAGGGCAAGCTGGAAGCTGCGCACACCCTGGAGGACTGTGCCAGCCGCAGCCGCAAGCAG GGCCTGGACCCTGCAAGCCAGACTAAAGTGGTAGAACTGCTGAAAGATGGCAGTGGTGGGCGGGGAGACCGCCGTGGCAGCAGAGATGTGGCTGGAAGTGCTGGGCCTCGGTCTGAGTCTGACCTCGAAGAGACTGGGCCTACAGCTGAGTGGAGTGGG GATGGCAGCGGCTCATTGCGGCGCAGTGGTTCTTTTGGGAAGCTCCGGGATGCTCTGAGGCGCAGCAGTGAGATGCTGGTGAAGAAGCTGCAAGGGGGTGGCCCCCAGGAGACCCCTAACCCCAG CCTGGAGGTACAGGTCTCTCTGACAGCCGCACCCTCAGCTCCAGCTCCATGGACCTCTCCCGTCGAAGCTCCCTGGTGGGCTAATCCTGAAGGGGGAGCCAGTCATCAGAGCCTCCACCGGGCATAG
- the Klc2 gene encoding kinesin light chain 2 isoform X1 produces the protein MATMVLPREEKLSQDEIVLGTKAVIQGLETLRGEHRALLAPLASHEASEAEPGSQERCLLLRRSLEAIELGLGEAQVILALSSHLGAVESEKQKLRAQVRRLVQENQWLREELAGTQQKLQRSEQAVAQLEEEKQHLLFMSQIRKLDEDTSPNEEKGDVPKDSLDDLFPNEDEQSPAPSPGGGDVAAQHGGYEIPARLRTLHNLVIQYAAQGRYEVAVPLCKQALEDLEKTSGHDHPDVATMLNILALVYRDQNKYKEAAHLLNDALAIREKTLGKDHPAVAATLNNLAVLYGKRGKYKEAEPLCKRALEIREKVLGKFHPDVAKQLSNLALLCQNQGKAEEVEYYYRRALEIYATRLGPDDPNVAKTKNNLASCYLKQGKYQDAETLYKEILTRAHEKEFGSVNGDNKPIWMHAEEREESKDKRRDSAPYGEYGSWYKACKVDSPTVNTTLRSLGALYRRQGKLEAAHTLEDCASRSRKQGLDPASQTKVVELLKDGSGGRGDRRGSRDVAGSAGPRSESDLEETGPTAEWSGDGSGSLRRSGSFGKLRDALRRSSEMLVKKLQGGGPQETPNPRMKRASSLNFLNKSVEEPVQPGGTGLSDSRTLSSSSMDLSRRSSLVG, from the exons ATGGCCACGATGGTGCTTCCGCGGGAGGAGAAGCTGAGCCAGGATGAGATCGTTCTGGGCACCAAGGCCGTCATCCAGGGATTAGAGACCCTACGTGGGGAGCATCGTGCTTTGCTCGCTCCCCTGGCCTCTCATGAGGCCAGCGAGGCCGAGCCAGGCTCTCAGGAACGCTGCCTCCTCCTTCGCCGCTCCTTGGAGGCCATAGAGCTGGGGCTTGGGGAGGCCCAG GTGATCCTGGCACTATCCAGCCACCTGGGTGCCGTGGAATCAGAAAAGCAGAAGCTTCGGGCTCAAGTGCGACGGCTGGTGCAGGAGAACCAGTGGCTGCGCGAGGAGCTGGCAGGGACGCAGCAGAAGCTGCAACGCAGTGAGCAGGCAGTGGCTCAGCTGGAGGAGGAAAAGCAACACCTGCTGTTCATGAGCCAGATTCGAAAGCTGGACGAGGACACCTCCCCCAAT gaggagaagggggatgTTCCCAAAGACTCTCTGGATGACTTGTTCCCCAACGAGGATGAGCAGAGCCCAG CCCCTAGCCCTGGAGGAGGGGATGTGGCTGCTCAGCATGGAGGCTATGAAATACCAGCACGGCTCCGTACCCTGCACAACCTGGTGATCCAATACGCTGCTCAGGGCCGCTATGAGGTGGCTGTGCCACTCTGCAAGCAGGCGTTGGAGGACTTGGAGAAGACATCAGGCCATGACCACCCCGATGTGGCCACCATGCTCAACATCCTAGCACTGGTCTATAG GGACCAGAACAAGTACAAGGAGGCTGCCCACCTGCTCAATGATGCCCTGGCCATTAGGGAGAAGACACTGGGGAAGGACCACCCAGCT GTGGCTGCAACACTGAACAACCTGGCAGTTCTGTATGGCAAGCGGGGCAAGTACAAAGAGGCTGAGCCACTGTGCAAGCGGGCCCTGGAGATCCGGGAAAAG GTCCTGGGTAAGTTTCACCCAGATGTAGCCAAGCAGCTCAGCAATCTGGCCTTGCTGTGCCAGAACCAGGGCAAAGCAGAGGAGGTGGAATACTACTACCGGAGGGCGCTGGAGATCTATGCTACCCGCCTTGGGCCTGATGACCCCAATGTGGCCAAGACCAAGAACAACCTG GCTTCCTGTTACCTGAAACAGGGCAAATACCAGGATGCAGAGACTCTATACAAGGAGATCCTCACCCGTGCTCACGAGAAGGAGTTTGGCTCTGTCAATG GGGACAATAAGCCCATCTGGATGCATGCTGAGGAACGGGAGGAGAGCAAG GATAAACGCCGGGACAGCGCCCCCTATGGGGAGTATGGCAGCTGGTACAAAGCCTGTAAGGTTGACAG CCCCACAGTCAACACCACCCTGCGCAGCTTGGGGGCCCTGTACCGGCGCCAGGGCAAGCTGGAAGCTGCGCACACCCTGGAGGACTGTGCCAGCCGCAGCCGCAAGCAG GGCCTGGACCCTGCAAGCCAGACTAAAGTGGTAGAACTGCTGAAAGATGGCAGTGGTGGGCGGGGAGACCGCCGTGGCAGCAGAGATGTGGCTGGAAGTGCTGGGCCTCGGTCTGAGTCTGACCTCGAAGAGACTGGGCCTACAGCTGAGTGGAGTGGG GATGGCAGCGGCTCATTGCGGCGCAGTGGTTCTTTTGGGAAGCTCCGGGATGCTCTGAGGCGCAGCAGTGAGATGCTGGTGAAGAAGCTGCAAGGGGGTGGCCCCCAGGAGACCCCTAACCCCAG AATGAAGCGGGCCAGTTCCctcaacttcctcaacaagagcGTGGAAGAGCCAGTCCAG CCTGGAGGTACAGGTCTCTCTGACAGCCGCACCCTCAGCTCCAGCTCCATGGACCTCTCCCGTCGAAGCTCCCTGGTGGGCTAA